A stretch of the Macaca thibetana thibetana isolate TM-01 chromosome X, ASM2454274v1, whole genome shotgun sequence genome encodes the following:
- the SOX3 gene encoding transcription factor SOX-3: MRPARDNASGARSPRVPAVLARSILISLPFPPDSLAHRPPSSAPTESQGLFTVAAPAPGAPSPPATLAHLLPAPAMYSLLETELKNPVGTSTQAAGTGGPAAPGGAGKSSANAAGGANAGGGSSGGSSGGGGGTDQDRVKRPMNAFMVWSRGQRRKMALENPKMHNSEISKRLGADWKLLTDAEKRPFIDEAKRLRAVHMKEYPDYKYRPRRKTKTLLKKDKYSLPSGLLPPGAAAAAAAAAAAAAAASSPVGVGQRLDTYTHVNGWANGAYSLVQEQLGYAQPPSMSSPPPPPALPPMHRYDMAGLQYSPMMPPGAQSYMNVAAAAAAASGYGGMAPSATAAAAAAYGQQPATAAAAAAAAAAMSLGPMGSVVKSEPSSPPPAIASHSQRACLGDLRDMISMYLPPGGDAADAASPLPGGRLHGVHQHYQGAGTAVNGTVPLTHI; the protein is encoded by the coding sequence ATGCGACCTGCTCGAGACAACGCATCAGGTGCGAGAAGCCCGCGGGTTCCTGCTGTCTTGGCGCGGAGCATTTTGATAAGCCTACCCTTCCCGCCGGACTCGCTGGCCCACAGGCCCCCAAGCTCCGCTCCGACGGAATCCCAGGGCCTTTTCACCGTGGCCGCTCCAGCCCCGGGAGCGCCTTCTCCTCCCGCCACGCTGGCGCACCTTCTTCCCGCCCCGGCAATGTACAGCCTTCTGGAGACTGAACTCAAGAACCCCGTAGGGACATCCACACAAGCGGCGGGCACCGGCGGCCCCGCAGCCCCGGGAGGCGCAGGCAAGAGTAGTGCGAACGCAGCCGGCGGGGCGAACGCAGGCGGCGGCAGCAGCGGTGGTTCGAGCGGCGGTGGCGGGGGCACAGACCAGGACCGTGTGAAGAGGCCCATGAACGCCTTCATGGTATGGTCCCGCGGGCAGCGGCGCAAAATGGCCCTGGAGAACCCCAAGATGCACAATTCTGAGATCAGCAAGCGCTTGGGCGCCGACTGGAAACTACTGACCGACGCCGAGAAGCGACCATTCATCGACGAGGCCAAGAGACTTCGCGCCGTGCACATGAAGGAGTATCCGGACTACAAGTACCGACCGCGCCGCAAGACCAAGACGCTGCTCAAGAAAGATAAGTACTCCCTGCCCAGTGGCCTGCTGCCCCCcggtgccgccgccgccgccgccgccgctgcggCCGCAGCCGCTGCCGCTAGCAGTCCGGTGGGCGTGGGCCAGCGCCTGGACACGTACACGCACGTGAACGGCTGGGCCAACGGCGCGTACTCGCTGGTGCAGGAGCAGCTGGGCTACGCGCAGCCCCCGAGCATGAGCAGCCCGCCGCCCCCGCCAGCGCTGCCGCCGATGCACCGCTACGACATGGCCGGCCTGCAGTACAGCCCCATGATGCCGCCCGGCGCTCAGAGCTACATGAACGTCGCtgccgcggccgccgccgcctcgGGCTACGGGGGCATGGCGCCCTCAGCCACagccgccgcggccgccgcctACGGGCAGCAGCCCGCCACCGCCGCTGCCGCAGCTGCGGCCGCAGCCGCCATGAGCCTGGGCCCCATGGGCTCGGTAGTGAAGTCTGAGCCCAGCTCGCCGCCGCCCGCCATCGCATCGCACTCTCAGCGCGCGTGCCTCGGCGACCTGCGCGACATGATCAGCATGTACCTGCCACCCGGCGGGGACGCGGCCGACGCCGCCTCTCCGCTGCCCGGCGGTCGCCTGCACGGCGTGCACCAGCACTACCAGGGCGCCGGGACTGCAGTCAACGGAACGGTGCCGCTGACCCACATCTGA